One Nostoc sp. UHCC 0302 DNA window includes the following coding sequences:
- a CDS encoding fatty acid desaturase, translating into MTANLPVIAPERGNSLRLRWINVAFFATFHVIALLAPWFFSWSALGLLLFLHWLFGSIGICLGYHRLLSHRSFQVPKWLEYAIATIGAVALQGGPIFWVGGHRQHHAHTEDIDLDPYSAQRGFWWSHILWVLYPRPEFFDYEVYQKYAPDLARQPFYRWLDRYFLLLQIPFGLLLYALGGWSFVIYGIFVRSVLLWHSTWFVNSASHMWGYRTFDANDGARNLWWVSLMTYGEGWHNNHHTYPHMAKSGLLWWEIDMTWWSIKVLKTLGLAKKVVSTPPQRANHG; encoded by the coding sequence ATGACGGCAAATCTTCCGGTGATCGCCCCTGAGAGAGGAAATTCACTTCGGCTCAGGTGGATAAATGTGGCATTTTTTGCGACATTTCATGTTATAGCTCTCTTGGCACCTTGGTTTTTTTCCTGGTCGGCACTAGGTTTACTGCTGTTTCTCCACTGGTTGTTCGGGAGCATTGGCATTTGCCTGGGATATCATCGACTGCTGAGCCATAGGAGTTTTCAAGTACCCAAGTGGTTAGAATATGCGATCGCCACCATTGGAGCTGTTGCTCTCCAAGGAGGGCCCATTTTTTGGGTTGGTGGACACCGCCAGCATCACGCCCACACTGAAGATATCGACTTAGACCCTTACTCTGCTCAGCGAGGCTTTTGGTGGAGCCATATCCTGTGGGTTTTATACCCTCGTCCAGAGTTTTTTGACTATGAAGTTTATCAAAAATATGCGCCCGACTTAGCAAGACAACCTTTCTATCGCTGGCTAGATCGCTACTTCCTACTCTTGCAAATTCCCTTCGGGTTACTACTGTATGCTTTAGGAGGCTGGTCTTTTGTAATTTACGGCATTTTTGTCAGGTCAGTCTTACTCTGGCACTCCACATGGTTCGTGAACTCTGCATCACATATGTGGGGTTATCGCACCTTTGATGCTAATGACGGCGCTCGTAATCTTTGGTGGGTATCCCTCATGACTTATGGCGAAGGATGGCACAACAACCATCATACTTATCCCCACATGGCCAAATCTGGATTGTTATGGTGGGAAATAGATATGACTTGGTGGAGCATCAAAGTATTGAAGACTTTAGGTTTAGCCAAAAAGGTAGTATCGACTCCTCCGCAACGTGCAAATCATGGCTAA
- a CDS encoding ribonuclease D: MPYLTSASEIRGAIAEYTDAKILWIDTEVVDYKSRNPRLSLIQVLDDPQDMSGDRVYLLDVLEQPDTIADFIEQIMLNPDIEKVFHNASYDIKFLGSKKAKNITCTLEIAKKIPYYLLPLPNYQLKTLATELCSFNNISKQEQTSDWGKRPLSEEQIEYAYLDCIYLAQVHLNLLNLQAQSNPDPVTEDLTLLSNRYTQLEEQWKLLNSEFEHLQERLKKAMQAQNISETSYCKLSSYERTTVKVTFTELAKLAQTKGINLDFPITLTQKLQKDLGQNLEQLSVDLDKTTAWRLTAKTQENDFEDE, from the coding sequence ATGCCTTATCTTACTTCCGCTAGCGAAATCCGTGGTGCGATCGCTGAATATACCGATGCTAAAATTCTGTGGATAGATACAGAAGTTGTTGATTATAAAAGCCGTAATCCCAGACTTTCGCTGATTCAGGTATTAGATGATCCTCAAGATATGAGTGGCGATCGCGTTTATCTTTTAGATGTCCTAGAACAGCCTGATACCATAGCTGACTTTATTGAGCAAATCATGCTTAATCCTGATATTGAAAAAGTATTTCATAATGCCAGTTATGATATAAAGTTTCTCGGCAGCAAAAAGGCTAAAAATATTACTTGCACTTTAGAAATAGCCAAAAAAATCCCTTATTACCTCTTACCATTACCTAACTATCAACTCAAGACTCTGGCTACAGAACTTTGCAGCTTTAACAATATCAGCAAACAAGAGCAAACCAGCGATTGGGGCAAGCGTCCCTTGAGTGAAGAACAAATAGAATATGCTTACCTAGATTGCATTTATCTCGCTCAGGTACACTTGAATTTATTAAATTTGCAAGCTCAAAGCAATCCTGATCCTGTAACAGAAGACTTAACTTTACTCAGTAACAGATACACTCAACTTGAAGAACAGTGGAAACTGTTGAATTCTGAATTTGAGCATTTGCAAGAGCGATTGAAAAAAGCCATGCAGGCTCAAAATATATCTGAAACATCTTATTGTAAACTGAGTAGTTACGAGCGCACCACAGTGAAAGTGACGTTTACAGAATTAGCCAAACTAGCACAAACTAAAGGCATTAATTTAGATTTCCCCATTACACTGACTCAAAAACTCCAAAAAGATTTAGGACAAAATCTAGAACAACTGTCTGTAGATCTCGATAAAACAACCGCTTGGCGACTGACTGCTAAAACTCAGGAAAATGATTTTGAGGATGAGTAA
- a CDS encoding site-2 protease family protein, producing the protein MFIQTLITEPIHFFRIIVIVILSITLHELAHGWAAMSQGDNTPQKTGHLTLNPVVHMGKESLIFLCLTGIAWGQMPVNPSKFRSAKLGNILVSAAGPLANLALGILFILLLKLFFNPNLTGLVSLEFLYLAAQINLSLFMFNLLPIPPLDGFHVFSEIFPQLKPLQYTQFGLFALMLLFIIPDFGIGLSSFADLVIQLATGM; encoded by the coding sequence ATGTTTATTCAAACACTAATCACAGAACCAATACATTTTTTCAGAATTATTGTAATTGTCATATTATCCATCACTTTACATGAACTTGCTCATGGTTGGGCTGCAATGAGTCAGGGAGATAACACTCCACAAAAAACTGGTCATCTAACTCTGAATCCTGTAGTTCACATGGGTAAAGAATCGCTAATTTTTCTTTGCCTCACTGGTATAGCTTGGGGACAAATGCCCGTAAATCCTTCTAAATTTCGCTCTGCGAAACTAGGCAATATTTTAGTATCCGCAGCCGGGCCATTGGCAAATTTGGCTTTAGGTATCCTATTTATTCTGCTGCTCAAACTTTTCTTTAACCCTAATCTTACAGGACTAGTGAGTCTTGAATTTCTTTACCTAGCAGCTCAGATAAATTTGTCTTTGTTCATGTTTAATCTCTTACCAATTCCGCCACTTGATGGCTTTCATGTCTTCAGCGAGATTTTTCCACAGTTAAAGCCATTGCAATATACCCAATTTGGATTATTTGCGCTGATGCTTCTATTTATAATTCCAGATTTTGGGATAGGACTTAGTAGCTTTGCTGATTTAGTCATCCAGTTAGCAACTGGAATGTAA
- the sfnG gene encoding dimethylsulfone monooxygenase SfnG has protein sequence MVDISFAYWVPNVSGGLVVSKIPQRTDWTYDYNAWLAQTAEEVGFDYALAQARFIASYGAEYQLEALTTVAALAPVTKKLKLIAAVHPGLWHPGVVAKMGASIDAISQGRFALNVVSGWFKDEFTIYGEPWLDHDERYRRSEEFIRVLKGLWTADEPFHFRGDFYRINGGWVKPKPLTQPHPEVFQGGNSKAARRMASRVSDWYFMNGNSIEGVREQIQEVSALAKAEGRTIKFGLNAFALVRDTEAEAHAVLEEIIAKADAEAVHGFGEAVKNAGASTSEKQGMWANSKFEDLVQYNDGFKTGLIGTKEQVVDRIRQYYEVGVDLFLLGFLHYSDDLPAFGQEVIPLVRQLEAKRKSTENLVAV, from the coding sequence ATGGTTGATATTAGTTTTGCATATTGGGTTCCGAATGTCAGTGGTGGTTTAGTAGTGAGTAAAATCCCTCAACGCACTGATTGGACTTATGACTACAATGCGTGGCTGGCGCAAACGGCTGAAGAAGTAGGCTTTGACTATGCCTTAGCACAGGCTCGGTTCATTGCCAGCTATGGTGCAGAGTATCAATTAGAAGCCCTGACAACAGTGGCAGCGCTGGCTCCTGTAACCAAAAAACTGAAGCTGATTGCAGCTGTACATCCAGGTTTGTGGCATCCAGGTGTAGTTGCGAAAATGGGCGCTTCTATTGATGCCATTTCTCAAGGGCGGTTTGCGCTTAACGTTGTTAGTGGTTGGTTTAAAGATGAATTTACAATCTATGGAGAACCGTGGCTTGACCATGATGAGCGCTATCGTCGCTCTGAAGAATTTATTCGCGTACTCAAAGGCTTGTGGACTGCTGATGAACCTTTCCATTTTCGGGGCGATTTCTACCGGATTAATGGCGGTTGGGTGAAGCCCAAGCCCTTGACTCAACCTCATCCAGAAGTATTCCAAGGCGGCAATTCTAAAGCAGCACGGCGCATGGCATCGCGCGTATCTGACTGGTACTTTATGAATGGCAACTCAATCGAAGGAGTACGAGAACAGATTCAAGAAGTGTCTGCATTAGCAAAAGCTGAAGGACGTACCATCAAGTTTGGACTTAACGCCTTTGCATTAGTACGAGATACAGAAGCCGAAGCCCATGCGGTGCTAGAGGAAATCATTGCTAAAGCTGATGCAGAAGCAGTACATGGTTTTGGCGAAGCAGTGAAAAATGCCGGCGCTTCTACTAGTGAGAAGCAGGGTATGTGGGCAAATTCCAAATTTGAAGACTTGGTGCAATACAACGACGGATTTAAGACGGGCTTAATTGGCACTAAAGAACAGGTAGTAGACCGTATTCGTCAATACTACGAAGTCGGTGTAGACCTATTTTTGCTTGGCTTTCTGCACTACAGCGATGATTTGCCTGCCTTTGGTCAAGAAGTGATTCCCTTAGTCCGGCAATTGGAAGCAAAACGTAAGTCAACAGAGAATTTGGTGGCTGTTTGA
- a CDS encoding alpha/beta hydrolase-fold protein: protein MKISKIIIGLVGAIAILTAAGYYYVFVLGAPQLDPPQEEADTGLKFQLATFNSQAMGAVRNYGVILPPGYNKNLQKRYPVIFLLHGGHDDARAYADKYAVLDVLHELYQSKKLPPSIVITPDGNDNRGSSPLYDPDYFDGPNGKVGTLIGSELVQVVKSRYRTLQEPQFWALGGLSSGGWGAFNIGLRYLNNFNILFSHSGYFTDNSGSQNSPQQIVQQLPVKDRKRLRVYLDAGINDTNLLASTKAFNETLNKLKIAHVFYAFPGGHGLSGADVGWNYFHKHLKDSLFYVGEQFNEISKLSATSSNYKSNNK, encoded by the coding sequence ATGAAAATTTCTAAAATTATAATTGGCTTAGTAGGAGCGATCGCCATCCTCACCGCGGCTGGTTACTACTATGTGTTCGTTCTTGGTGCGCCGCAATTAGACCCACCTCAAGAAGAAGCAGATACTGGGCTTAAATTTCAGTTAGCAACCTTCAACTCGCAAGCTATGGGTGCAGTTCGCAACTATGGCGTGATTTTGCCTCCTGGTTATAATAAAAATCTTCAAAAGCGCTATCCAGTAATATTTTTATTACATGGGGGACATGATGATGCTCGTGCTTATGCTGACAAATATGCAGTTTTAGACGTACTGCATGAACTTTATCAAAGTAAAAAATTACCACCATCAATTGTAATTACACCTGACGGTAATGATAATCGTGGTTCAAGTCCTTTATACGACCCTGATTATTTTGATGGGCCTAATGGTAAAGTAGGAACTTTGATTGGTTCAGAATTAGTACAAGTTGTGAAGTCGCGCTACCGCACATTACAAGAACCCCAATTTTGGGCGCTGGGAGGTCTATCTTCTGGAGGATGGGGGGCTTTTAATATCGGGTTACGCTATCTCAACAACTTCAATATTTTATTTAGCCATAGCGGTTACTTTACTGATAATAGCGGTTCACAAAATAGCCCACAACAAATTGTGCAACAACTACCAGTTAAAGATAGGAAGCGATTGCGTGTGTATCTCGATGCGGGTATTAACGATACAAATTTGCTGGCTTCTACCAAAGCTTTCAACGAAACCTTAAACAAGTTAAAAATTGCTCACGTATTTTATGCTTTTCCAGGAGGGCATGGTTTGTCTGGTGCAGATGTAGGCTGGAATTACTTCCATAAACATCTCAAAGATTCACTTTTTTATGTAGGAGAACAGTTTAATGAAATTTCCAAGTTATCAGCTACGAGTTCTAACTATAAATCGAATAACAAATGA
- a CDS encoding DUF485 domain-containing protein, whose product MDDRTKALQALAAERWRVSLLLSGVMMLIYFGFILLIAFNKPLLGSLVVPGLSLGILLGMLVIVSAWVLIFIYVRWANSSYDAQIARLSRK is encoded by the coding sequence ATGGACGATCGCACAAAGGCTCTCCAGGCTCTCGCGGCTGAACGCTGGCGGGTATCCCTGCTCCTAAGTGGAGTCATGATGTTAATTTACTTTGGCTTTATTTTGTTAATTGCATTCAATAAGCCCTTGTTGGGGTCACTAGTAGTTCCAGGACTTAGCCTTGGCATTTTGCTGGGGATGCTAGTGATTGTTTCGGCATGGGTGTTAATTTTTATCTACGTGCGCTGGGCAAATAGTAGTTATGATGCCCAAATTGCACGCTTATCACGCAAGTGA
- a CDS encoding methylated-DNA--[protein]-cysteine S-methyltransferase, whose amino-acid sequence MEFLIDKINSEIGTILIVSDGKNLCALDFADYEQRMLKLLQRRYRSFHFQDTKNPQGLSSKIQAYLNGDRHSLDDMPVNTGGTIFQQQVWLALRTIPWGKTISYAQLAAKIAKPTAYRAVGFANSLNPVAIVLPCHRVISASAALTGYAGGLERKRWLLKHEGLAI is encoded by the coding sequence ATGGAATTCCTAATTGACAAAATCAATTCAGAAATCGGAACAATTCTGATTGTCTCTGACGGGAAGAATCTTTGTGCGCTTGACTTTGCGGATTACGAGCAAAGAATGCTCAAACTTCTACAGCGTCGTTACCGCAGCTTCCATTTTCAGGATACGAAAAACCCACAGGGCTTGAGTAGCAAAATTCAGGCTTATCTAAATGGCGATCGCCACAGCTTAGATGATATGCCTGTAAATACTGGGGGTACTATTTTTCAGCAGCAGGTTTGGCTAGCGCTACGGACTATCCCGTGGGGAAAAACAATTTCCTACGCTCAGCTAGCAGCGAAAATTGCGAAGCCGACTGCTTATCGTGCTGTCGGCTTCGCAAATTCTTTGAATCCAGTCGCAATAGTGCTTCCCTGCCATCGGGTTATCAGTGCAAGTGCAGCACTTACTGGATATGCAGGTGGTCTAGAACGGAAACGTTGGCTACTCAAACATGAAGGTTTGGCTATTTAG
- a CDS encoding sodium/solute symporter (Members of the Solute:Sodium Symporter (SSS), TC 2.A.21 as described in tcdb.org, catalyze solute:Na+ symport. Known solutes for members of the family include sugars, amino acids, nucleosides, inositols, vitamins, urea or anions, depending on the system.): MNSFWCALPLAVADITNLGRFNPLAIAFFFVFVASSLGITYWAAQLTKSTAHFYTAGGKISGFQNGLALAGDFMSAASFLGIAGLVALNGFDGLIYSIGFLVGWPIVMFLIAEPLRNLGKYTFADVVAYRLQQKPVRIASAIGTLAVVSFYLIAQMVGAGELIKLLFGFDYELAVVIVGCVMMAYVIFGGMIATTWVQIIKAVLLLGGTIILAILVLAKFGFNPLALFAAAADQYKGVLAPGKQVSDPFDAISLGMSLMFGTAGLPHILMRFYTVPDAKTARVSVTYATAFIGVFYLLTFILGFGAMVIVGQDAIKQIGTGGNMAAPMLAEVLGGDAFLGFIAAVSFATILAVVAGLTLSGAAALSHDLWVNVVRSGHADESEQLKVARGATMILGLVAILLGIFFKGQNVAYMVGLAFAIAASGNFPALLLSMLWRRFTTIGAVASMLAGTLSSLILIYLSPTIQITILKHATAPFPLKNPGLVSIPLAFIVAIVVSLLTTEQQAQDKFAEVEDRIHIGF; this comes from the coding sequence ATGAATAGTTTTTGGTGCGCTTTGCCACTGGCGGTAGCGGATATTACTAATTTAGGTCGCTTCAACCCTTTGGCGATCGCTTTCTTCTTTGTATTTGTTGCGTCTTCTCTGGGCATTACTTACTGGGCAGCACAGCTTACCAAAAGTACTGCACACTTCTACACAGCGGGCGGTAAAATTAGCGGTTTCCAAAATGGGCTGGCTCTAGCAGGAGACTTCATGAGTGCCGCTAGCTTTTTAGGGATTGCTGGGCTGGTGGCACTAAATGGTTTTGACGGCTTAATTTATTCTATCGGTTTCCTGGTGGGCTGGCCGATTGTCATGTTCTTAATTGCCGAACCACTGCGTAACTTAGGCAAGTACACCTTTGCCGATGTGGTAGCTTATCGTTTGCAACAAAAACCTGTGCGAATCGCGTCTGCTATTGGGACATTGGCAGTAGTTAGCTTTTACCTAATTGCTCAGATGGTAGGGGCTGGAGAACTAATCAAGCTGCTGTTTGGTTTTGATTATGAATTAGCCGTGGTCATCGTCGGTTGTGTGATGATGGCTTACGTGATTTTTGGTGGGATGATAGCTACCACTTGGGTACAAATTATCAAAGCAGTTTTGTTGTTAGGCGGGACTATCATACTAGCTATTTTGGTGCTGGCAAAATTTGGCTTTAACCCACTAGCTTTATTCGCCGCCGCCGCTGATCAGTATAAGGGTGTATTAGCTCCCGGCAAACAGGTTTCTGATCCTTTCGATGCTATTTCCTTGGGGATGTCGTTGATGTTCGGTACGGCTGGGCTACCTCACATCCTAATGCGTTTTTATACTGTGCCTGATGCTAAGACCGCGCGGGTCTCTGTTACTTACGCTACAGCTTTTATTGGTGTTTTTTACCTGCTTACCTTCATCCTTGGCTTTGGAGCAATGGTAATAGTTGGTCAAGATGCCATTAAGCAAATTGGTACTGGTGGTAATATGGCTGCACCGATGTTGGCAGAAGTTCTCGGTGGTGATGCCTTTTTAGGCTTTATTGCTGCTGTTTCCTTTGCTACGATTTTGGCAGTAGTCGCAGGGTTGACACTCTCAGGTGCAGCGGCATTGTCCCATGATTTATGGGTGAATGTAGTGCGATCAGGTCATGCTGATGAGTCAGAACAACTGAAGGTGGCTCGCGGTGCGACAATGATTTTGGGGTTAGTTGCGATACTTTTGGGTATCTTCTTTAAAGGGCAGAACGTTGCTTATATGGTAGGTTTAGCATTTGCGATCGCCGCCAGTGGAAACTTCCCAGCATTGCTGCTATCAATGCTTTGGCGACGCTTCACTACCATCGGTGCGGTAGCGAGTATGTTAGCGGGTACTCTCTCCTCCTTAATATTGATTTATTTGTCGCCCACTATTCAGATTACGATTCTGAAGCACGCGACTGCACCTTTCCCACTAAAAAATCCTGGCTTAGTCAGTATCCCACTTGCGTTTATTGTGGCGATTGTCGTCTCGCTATTGACTACTGAACAGCAAGCACAGGATAAGTTTGCAGAAGTTGAGGATCGCATTCACATCGGTTTTTAA
- a CDS encoding phosphatidylglycerol lysyltransferase domain-containing protein, which produces MTNNLKTRIGLWSAAFLTGLVGVVNLLSAVTPNLYGRNHVLKELLPFEIRASGHIFAALTGFVLLTLATNLLRRKRVAWLLTISLLVVSIVSHLLKGLDYEESVLSGILLMQLIQMRHLFTAQSDRPSIARGVRVLIGALLFTLAYGTIGFYLLDGKFSDNFDWHEAILQTLAMFFTEDNWGLQPKSRFGEFFANSIYVIAASTMTFAVVMLLQPVFLRSPVTATERQKAKEIVEHYGCSSLAAFTLLNDKSYYFSPSGSSVIAYVPKGRGAIALGDPIGPIEDRKEVIVAFQQFCQRNDWYPGFYQTLPDDLELYKSLGFRVLKIGEEAIVDLKSFTLQGKAGKNFRPSINRLTKLGYQISFYQPPIADDLLRQIKPVSDEWLKMVQGSEKRFSLGWFDEAYLRESEIAVVHTPEGEISAFANILQEYQLNEVTIDMMRHRPSIENGTMDFLFISLLQHFKEQGYDSFNFGLSALAGVGDNSESRRLEKVLGYLYEHLNRFYNFQGLHAYKEKFRPSWEPRYLVYPNLTALPEVVVALIRADSGDRLLDYFKPGA; this is translated from the coding sequence ATGACAAATAATTTAAAAACTCGGATTGGACTTTGGAGTGCAGCTTTCCTTACAGGTTTAGTCGGAGTAGTAAATTTGTTGTCAGCAGTGACACCTAATCTGTATGGAAGAAATCACGTTTTAAAAGAATTATTGCCATTTGAAATTCGTGCAAGTGGTCATATTTTTGCAGCATTAACAGGCTTCGTCTTGTTAACACTAGCAACTAACTTATTACGACGAAAAAGAGTTGCTTGGCTATTAACTATTAGTTTACTAGTTGTTTCAATTGTTAGCCATTTGTTAAAAGGACTAGATTACGAAGAAAGTGTGTTATCTGGTATTTTGTTGATGCAATTAATTCAGATGCGCCATCTTTTTACGGCACAATCAGACCGCCCTTCGATTGCGCGGGGAGTCCGGGTGCTGATTGGCGCTTTACTATTTACTCTGGCATATGGAACAATTGGATTTTATTTATTAGACGGTAAATTTTCTGATAATTTTGATTGGCATGAAGCCATACTCCAGACTTTGGCGATGTTCTTCACTGAAGATAATTGGGGACTGCAACCTAAGAGCCGATTTGGAGAATTTTTTGCTAATTCTATCTATGTTATTGCAGCAAGCACTATGACATTTGCAGTGGTGATGTTGTTGCAACCTGTGTTTTTGCGTAGCCCAGTCACTGCAACTGAGCGACAAAAAGCTAAAGAAATTGTCGAGCATTATGGTTGTTCTTCTTTAGCTGCATTCACACTCTTAAATGATAAAAGTTATTATTTTAGCCCATCAGGTAGTAGTGTAATCGCCTATGTCCCAAAGGGACGGGGTGCGATCGCTTTAGGAGATCCCATAGGCCCGATTGAAGACCGCAAAGAGGTAATTGTTGCCTTCCAGCAATTTTGTCAGCGCAATGACTGGTATCCTGGCTTTTACCAAACTTTGCCTGATGATCTTGAGCTTTACAAATCGCTAGGGTTTAGAGTACTCAAGATTGGAGAAGAAGCGATCGTTGACTTAAAAAGTTTTACCTTACAAGGTAAAGCTGGTAAAAACTTCAGACCATCAATCAATCGTTTGACTAAACTAGGATACCAAATAAGCTTTTACCAACCGCCAATCGCTGATGACTTGTTGCGCCAAATCAAACCTGTGAGCGATGAATGGCTGAAAATGGTACAAGGTTCAGAAAAACGCTTTTCTTTGGGTTGGTTTGACGAAGCATATCTGCGAGAGTCAGAAATTGCTGTGGTGCATACTCCCGAAGGAGAGATTAGCGCTTTTGCTAATATTCTCCAAGAATACCAGCTCAACGAAGTCACTATCGACATGATGCGACATCGCCCTTCTATCGAGAATGGCACGATGGACTTTCTATTTATTTCCTTGCTTCAACATTTTAAGGAGCAAGGCTATGACAGTTTTAATTTTGGGCTTTCTGCCCTCGCTGGAGTTGGAGACAACTCGGAATCGCGCCGTTTAGAAAAAGTATTGGGTTATCTTTACGAGCATTTGAATCGCTTCTATAATTTCCAAGGCTTGCACGCCTACAAAGAAAAGTTCCGTCCCAGTTGGGAACCACGCTATCTTGTGTATCCCAACTTAACTGCCTTACCGGAAGTGGTTGTAGCCCTGATTCGCGCAGATTCAGGCGATCGCCTCCTCGACTATTTCAAACCCGGAGCCTGA
- a CDS encoding tetratricopeptide repeat protein, which translates to MRWRLFGQKRTRMSKAFTIIVFTVLTAIFSVSCSRNSDVLVTEVGVSPPSRRSAKTSKAEKFYLQGQAQHVKGNSQAAIASYTKAISLNLEYGAAYRSRGLARFDTGDKQGAIADYNQALRINANDAEAYNNRGNARASLGDNKTAIEDYNEAIRLASNYAEAYNNRGNARAAQGDRKGAIDDYSQAIRLTPNYAIAYNNRGNARAANGDPQGAIADYNEAIRLNPNFAPAYNNRGNARAVNGDKAGALKDLQQAAAIFQRQDNKDLYQQVMNNIQELK; encoded by the coding sequence ATGAGATGGCGCTTATTTGGGCAAAAGCGAACAAGAATGAGCAAAGCATTTACCATAATTGTTTTTACGGTATTGACTGCGATTTTCAGCGTTTCTTGCAGTAGAAACAGCGATGTGCTGGTAACAGAAGTAGGAGTTAGTCCTCCTAGTCGTCGTTCAGCTAAAACATCGAAAGCTGAGAAATTCTATCTTCAGGGGCAGGCTCAGCACGTTAAAGGCAATTCGCAAGCAGCGATCGCATCTTACACTAAAGCGATTAGCCTGAATCTCGAATATGGGGCTGCCTACAGGAGTCGGGGACTGGCTCGTTTTGATACAGGAGATAAGCAAGGAGCGATCGCAGATTATAACCAAGCACTTCGCATCAATGCCAACGACGCCGAAGCTTACAATAACCGCGGAAATGCCCGCGCCTCTCTAGGAGACAACAAAACAGCAATTGAGGATTATAACGAAGCAATTCGTCTTGCTTCCAACTATGCCGAAGCTTACAATAACCGCGGAAATGCTCGCGCTGCTCAAGGAGATAGAAAAGGGGCGATAGATGATTATAGTCAAGCGATTCGCCTCACTCCCAACTATGCCATTGCTTACAATAACCGCGGCAATGCCCGCGCTGCTAATGGAGATCCACAGGGAGCGATCGCAGATTACAATGAAGCGATTCGCCTTAATCCCAACTTTGCCCCTGCCTACAATAACCGTGGTAATGCGCGTGCTGTCAATGGAGACAAAGCAGGTGCGCTCAAGGACTTACAACAAGCAGCAGCTATCTTTCAAAGACAAGATAACAAAGACTTATACCAACAAGTGATGAATAATATCCAAGAGCTAAAATAG